One window from the genome of Anopheles merus strain MAF chromosome 3R, AmerM5.1, whole genome shotgun sequence encodes:
- the LOC121595851 gene encoding mesoderm induction early response protein 1-like: MPTEEEQQQPGTGDAQQQEQLEPPSTAASKESPATVPTPTSDATVENEQKSDTCKADRRSMEEEPSSQTKSEPSSTKDVEEDRKTEQVVPVDSTSASEHVKKDEPQSDATKGDSSPTPQQQQQQELSTSSSDEVPALVKGPPTPVPSRQDEDDDEEEEDDEGDNEDQEEQQQSSQPQRQQQRSSKQRSAGSRDGYNNEDESQNQRQDQSQTPTGGQYYEDDEEDDEDEGEEPSELRQLFEPINDSQALSEDEEDGDYIPDEEVKKTIMVGSDFQAVIPEGLCRYDDALPYENEDKLLWNPTILNEQQIEDYLVKTTAPGGGGLGAGGGAGAPAGQQGSRAAAGAANEAQPNSVYALPLGNHLRDDEQSLYLLQQCGHNVDEALRRKRISNNAVPVPEQQMSIWSEEECRNFENGLRVHGKDFHMIQQTKVRTRSVGELVQFYYLWKKTERHDLFASKARLEKKKYNLHPGLTDHMDRFLEEQENSTGFGDRSSSPGFNSLYSSASEAKRQRLLDSKENNTASTKRSASNL; the protein is encoded by the exons ATGCCTACCGAGGAGGAACAGCAACAGCCCGGAACTGGTGACGCACAGCAACAAGAACAGCTAGAACCTCCATCAACGGCAGCGAGCAAAGAAAGCCCAGCCACAGTACCAACGCCAACCAGTGACGCGACAGTGGAGAATGAACAAAAGTCTGATACCTGCAAGGCGGATAGGAGATCGATGGAGGAAGAACCATCGTCACAAACGAAATCTGAACCATCTTCTACAAAAGACGTAGAAGAGGATCGGAAAACAGAGCAGGTAGTTCCAGTTGATAGTACCAGTGCGTCCGAGCATGTCAAAAAAGATGAGCCACAGTCGGACGCGACAAAAGGAGATTCTAGTCCgacaccacagcagcagcagcagcaggagttgTCGACATCTTCGTCGGATGAAGTGCCTGCGCTGGTGAAAGGTCCTCCAACTCCGGTACCGAGTCGGCaagacgaagacgacgacgaggaggaagaggatgaTGAGGGTGATAATGAGGACCAGGAGGAGCAGCAACAGTCGTCACAACCgcagcggcaacagcagcgcagcagcaaacagcGAAGCGCTGGCAGCCGGGACGGCTACAACAATGAGGACGAGTCGCAGAACCAACGGCAGGATCAGTCGCAAACACCCACCGGAGGCCAATACtacgaggacgacgaggaggacgacgaggacgagggCGAAGAGCCGTCCGAGCTGCGGCAACTCTTCGAACCGATCA ATGATTCGCAGGCGCTGagcgaggacgaggaggacggcGACTACATACCGGACGAGGAGGTGAAGAAGACGATCATGGTGGGCAGCGACTTTCAGGCCGTCATACCGGAAGGGTTGTGCCGGTACGACGATGCGCTGCCGTACGAGAACGAGGACAAGCTGCTCTGGAACCCGACGATACTGAACGAGCAGCAGATCGAGGACTATCTGGTGAAGACTACGGccccgggtggtggtggtttgggaGCGGGCGGTGGTGCCGGTGCGCCCGCCGGGCAGCAGGGCAGCAGGGCTGCTGCAGGTGCTGCAAACGAGGCGCAGCCGAACAGCGTGTACGCGCTACCGCTCGGGAACCATCTGCGGGACGACGAGCAGTCGCTGTACCTGCTGCAGCAGTGCGGACACAACGTGGACGAAGCGTTACGCCGCAAGCGCATCAGCAACAATGCGGTACCGGTACCAGAGCAGCAGATGAGCATCTGGTCGGAGGAGGAGTGCCGCAACTTCGAGAATGGGCTGCGCGTGCACGGGAAAGACTTTCACATGATTCAGCAGACGAAG GTACGCACCCGGTCCGTCGGCGAGCTGGTACAGTTCTACTACCTGTGGAAGAAAACGGAACGGCACGATCTGTTCGCGAGTAAGGCGCGGCTCGAGAAGAAAAAGTACAACCTGCACCCGGGGCTGACCGACCACATGGATCGGTTTCTGGAGGAGCAGGAAAACAGTACCGGGTTCGGGGACCGCAGCTCGTCGCCGGGCTTCAACAGTCTGTACAGTAGCGCGTCGGAAGCGAAGCGACAGCGGTTGCTCGACTCGAAAG
- the LOC121595853 gene encoding trypsin inhibitor ClTI-1-like, whose product MKLLFLLSFLLCAILAAAGKYSCPACPANYLPVCGTDGKTYANECALECTVAPAVKVARSGEC is encoded by the coding sequence ATGAAGCTGCTGTTTCTGTTGAGCTTCCTGCTGTGCGCTATCCTGGCCGCTGCCGGCAAGTACTCGTGCCCGGCCTGCCCGGCCAACTATCTGCCGGTGTGCGGTACCGATGGCAAGACGTACGCGAACGAGTGCGCCCTGGAGTGTACCGTGGCGCCGGCCGTCAAGGTGGCCCGTAGCGGCGAGTGCTAG